The stretch of DNA ATTTGTGAGCTGAAATTTCAACTATGTAATCATTCATTTATTCAACCCGAAATATAATCGTAAACAAATCTTAATATATTAAAAAATTATAGTTCATAATTTTTAGAAAAGCAATAAGTTTTGATAAAAATTAACATTAGTAATTTACAAATAAATGGATTTACCATCTAAAAACACTTTAGGATCAAGGTATTTCACTATTTCTTTTTGTTGGAAATTTTTATTTTTTTCACCAAAGAAAAGTGTCGAATTATAGGATTAACCTTCATAAAATATTACAAATTTCGCTTTTCTCGAATTTAACTTTATTATCTATCAATCTAATTTTCTTATACACAGAAAAAGTCTTTTAACCTTTTTCCTAGGTCAAAAGACTTTTCCTTTTATAGCGCCACATATGCTCTTTCTGGATTTTTATTAATATTACTGGATAGATGTTGTATTTTTTGCATATTACTGATGTCCAAGTTACCTCCACTAACTATAACACCACAATGCCTGGATGAGATCGTGTCATTATGTGCAAATAGTGCAGCTAATGCAGCGGCACCAGCACCTTCCATTAACGTCTTATTTCTTTCCAACATGTAAATGATTGCTGAAGCAATTTGTTCATCATTAACCGTAACAATATCATCAACATAGGATCGAATAAGTGGCAAGGTCAAATCTCCTGGTTGTTTTACCGCTATTCCTTCTGCAATTGTTGAAACATTTGATAAAGAATGTACTTTGCTCGAATGATAACTTTGATGCATTGCTGCAGCACCTTCAGCCTGTACGCCGATTATTTTAATGTTTCTATTTACATGTTTAGCAGCAACTGCAATGCCACTAATTAATCCACCTCCACCAATTGGGACAATAATGGTATCAATACGGTCTTCTTGGCGGAGTAATTCCATTGCAATTGTCCCTTGACCAGCCATAATATCATAATCATCAAATGGGTGGATATACGTAGCACCAGTTACTTTTTGATGTTGAAGTGAAGCCTCATAAGCTTCTTGAAAACTTTCTCCAACAAGATTTACGGTTGCCCCATAATTTCTTGTCGCATTAATTTTCGCTAGAGGCGTTCCTTCAGACATAAAAATCGTTGCCTTAACTCCTAATTTTGCAGCGGCATGAGCTACACCTTGTGCATGATTACCAGCTGAAGCTGTAATTACGCCGTGTTGTAATTCTTCTTTTGACAGTTGCATTAATTTATAACTTGCTCCTCGAAATTTAAATGCCCCAGTTTTTTGTTGATTTTCCATTTTACAGTAAACATGTTTTCCAACAATATCATCCGTTGTATGTGATGTTACTAATGGTGTACGATGAACAATCGGTGTTAATTTCTTCATAGCTTGGTATACTTTTTCACCAGTTAAGCGATCCCCAAGACAACTCACTCTCCTTCTATTCTGTAACGAAAAAATGAAACTTTATTCAGCGGAATAAATCTCAGTTAGCAGATTCATAGGCCGCAATCTTTTCTTCCTTTAATAAGGTTAAGGCTATATCATCCCAACCATTGATTAATTTTTCACGTTGGTACGGCGTAATATCAAATGATGTTATTGTTCCATCAGAGGCTTGAATCGTTTGTTGCTTTAAATCAACATCTAATGTTAACCCATCTACTGCTTTTTGCATCCACGACTTCACTTGCTGCTCATCCATCTTAATAACTAATATGCCATTTTTTAACGCGTTATTATAAAAAATATCGGCAAAGTCTGGTGCAATAATCACTTTAAATCCATAATCAGCAAGGGCCCAAGGAGCATGTTCCCGACTGGATCCACAACCAAAATTATCTCCGGCAACTAAAATGCTAGAACCTTTATAGTCCGGATCATTTAAAACAAAATCACTTCGCTCTGTTCCATCATCATTGAACCTCCAATGAAAAAATAGAAACTGTCCAAAACCAGTTCGTTCGATTCGTTTTAAAAATTGCTTTGGAATAATTTGGTCCGTGTCTACATTAGCTCTATTTAATGGACAGACCTTTCCACTATGAAATTCCAATGGTTCCATTTAAGATCTCCTCCTAACTCGGGACGCTAGCGTAGGATCTAACATCAACAAAGTGTCCTTCTATTGCCGCAGCTGCAGCCATTTCTGGACTGACGAGATGTGTTCTAGCCCCGTTTCCTTGTCTACCTTCAAAATTTCTGTTGGAAGTTGAAGCACATCTTCCTCCAGCTGGCACAATATCATCATTCATTCCTAGACACATACTACATCCAGAATTTCTCCATTCAAAACCAGCATCCATAAATACTTGATCTAACCCTATTTCCTCTGCTTTCTGCTTTACAAGAAATGAACCGGGCACTACCATAGCACGAATACCAGCTTTCACTTTTTTACCCTTCACAATTGCTGCTGCTTTTTTCAAATCACTTAGTCTCGAGTTCGTACATGATCCGATAAATACATGGTCTACTTCAATAGAAGTCATTAATTGATTTTCTGTTAACCCCATATATTCAAGCGCACGTTCTACTTCGTCTGGATAACTTGCTTTTTCAATAGATGGTGTAGAAGAGCTTATCGGTACACACATACCTGGATTTGTTCCCCATGTAACTTGAGGCTCAATTTCATTAGCATGAATAGTAACCGTATCATCATAGACAGCATCTTCATCCGTAGCTAATTGTAACCATTCAGCTGCTAAAGTATCATATGCTTCTCCTTTTGGAACCATTTCACGTCCACGTAAGTAGTCTACTGTAGTTTGATCAGGGCTAATTAAACCTGCTCTCGCACCCGCTTCAATCGACATATTACAGATTGTCATTCTTTCTTCCATGGACATTTTACGAATGGACTCACCTGTATATTCCATTACATATCCAGTACCAAATTGAACACCAAACTTTGCAATAATCGCTAAAATTAAATCTTTTGCAGTTACCCCTATGCCTAGTTCACCTATAACTTTGACATTTAAGGTTTTTGGTTTGTCTTGCCAAATAGTTTGTGTTGCTAAAACATGTTCGACCTCACTTGTACCTATTCCAAATGCTAAAGCACCAAATGCTCCATGTGTTGAAGTATGACTATCCCCACATACAATCGTTTTCCCTGGTTGGGTAAGACCAAGTTGCGGGCCAATTACGTGTACAATCCCCTGATCTGGATGGTACATATCAGCAAGCTTTATACCAAATTCCTCACAATTTTTCTTCAGTGCGTCCATCTGCTTTTTGGAAATTTCATCTTTAAATGACTCCCTATTTACAGTTGGGACATTATGATCCATCGTTGCAAATGTTAAGTCAGGACGACGAACCTTTCGATTATTTAAACGAAGCCCCTCAAAAGCTTGTGGAGAAGTTACTTCATGAACCAAATGTTGATCAATATAAAGAAGACTTGGTTTCCCCTCTTCTTCATGAACCATATGATTTTCCCATATCTTTTCGAAAATAGTTTGTGGTTTTTGCACGTCTTTCACCTCCATCCTATACATACGAGCTACATATAGAATCTGAAATACTTTTTGTTGTTACATTTTCCAAAACTGCGTCTGTCATTTGCTTTGTACCAACTTGAACTCCACCTGGTATATGAATATCTGCTGTGTGAAAACCTTGTAATAAACAATCATTTACCGCTCGCTCTATTTCCTTCGCTTCATCTACTAAGCCAAAAGAATGCTCTAACATTAATGCAGCAGATAAAATCATTGCTAATGGATTAGCGATTCCTTTTCCTGCGATATCAGGAGCTGACCCGTGTACAGGTTCATATAAGCCAAGTCCATCAGCACGTAAACTCGCTGATGGCAGCATTCCTAAAGACCCGGTGAGTACGGATGCTTCATCACTCAATATGTCTCCAAACAAATTCTCCGTTACGATTACATCAAAGAAACTCGGCTGTGTAACAAGCTTCATTGCAGCTGCATCGACAAGTAGATGGTTTACAGCTACATCAGGATAATCTTTCGACTTTTCTTCCACGATTTCTCTCCATAGTTTGCTAGACTCTAGTACATTTGCCTTATCAACGGACGTAAGATGTTTTTTTCGAATTCTTGCAGCTTCGAATCCGCGCTCGACAATTCGTTCTATTTCTTCTCGTGAGTACTGAAGTGTATCTACTACGCCATTAGTTGTTCGTTCACTAGGTGTGCCAAAATAAATTCCTCCAGTTAACTCGCGAATGATTAACATATCTGCCTGACTTACAATTTCTTCTTTTAATGGTGACGCATATAATAAGGAAGAAATTGTTTTAACTGGTCGTAAATTGGCAAAAAGTCCAAGTTGTTTTCGTATCCCTAGCAATCCTTTTTCTGGTCTTAAATGAGACGGGTTGGCATCCCATTTAGGACCACCAACAGCTCCCAATAAAATTGCATCTGCTTTCGAACAGGCATCTACTGTTTTATCAGGCAATGGTGTACCATATTCATCAATAGCACTTCCACCAATTGCATGCTCTTCAAATGTAAATCGATGATTATATTCGCTTGCTATTGCTGTTAATACTTGTTTAGCAGAATCAATAATCTCTCTACCTATTCCATCACCAGGAAGCAAAATAATATGTTTCTCCATTTCTTATTTCCTCCTTTTATGACTCATAGACAAGTCGAGTTAGATTTGCTTTCTTTTGAACGTAATAACGATTTACTGCCTGAATGAATGCTACTGCAGACGCTTGAAGCACATCCTGAGCAGACCCTCTACCATTGATTGTTTCTCCATTAATAATAATTTGAACATGGGATTCTGCCAGGGCGTCTTTCCCCCCACCAACCGAATTAATTTGATAATCTACTAGTGTTATATTTTCTGCAATCAAGTAATTTATCGTTTTATATAACGCCTCAACACTACCATTTCCTTGTTGCGTTGCCTCGATTAGTGAACCATTTGGAGATTCTAAGATGACATTTGCTTTTGGAGTGGCTGCTGTATCATAAGAAACTCCAAATTGAATTAATTTGTATTTATCAACTACAGTTGAATCTGTCTTAATATCCATTAAAATAGTATATAAATCATCGTCCGTTACTTCTTTCTTTTGGTCTGTTAATAATTTAAATTGTTCAAATGCTGTTTTAAGCTCTTCTTCTGATAACTCAACACCAAACTCTTTTAATTTATCTTTAAACGCATGCCTTCCAGAATGTTTTCCAAGAAATAGTGTGTTAGAGGATACACCAACCATTTCAGGAGTAATAATCTCATATGTCTCGGTATTTTTTAAGACACCATCTTGGTGGATACCCGATTCGTGTGAAAATGCATTTCTTCCAATAACCGCCTTATTTGCTTGCACATACATACCAGTTAGCTTTGCTACCAAATCACTTGTACGCTTCGTCTCTTTCAGAATTAATCCTGTCTCAAATGGATAATAATCAGAACGAATTTTTAACGCGACAGCTACTTCTTCTAAAGCCGCATTTCCTGCTCTCTCACCGATTCCATTGATCGTTCCCTCTACTTGTGTAGCCCCATTTTCCACTGCTGCTATTGAATTAGCTACTGCCATTCCAAGGTCGTTGTGACAATGACAAGATAAAGCAACTTGATTAATATTTGGAACTGTTTCTTTGATAAATCGAAATAATTTCCCATATTCTTCAGGAGTTGTATAACCCACCGTGTCTGGAAGATTTATTACGGTTGCCCCAGCTTCAATAACCTTTTCAATAATTTGCGCTAAGAAATTCCAATCCGAACGAGTTGCATCCTCTGCAGACCATTCAATTTCATCAAAACGTTCTTTTGCATAAGTGACCATGTTAACGGCTGTTTCAATCACTTGTTCTGGTGATTTCTTCAATTTATACGTCATATGAATTGGAGATGTTGCTAAGAAAATATGAATCGCAGGTTTCTCTGCTCCTTTTAACGCTTCATAAGCAATATCAATATCAGATTTCACCGCACGAGCAAGCGCAATGACGGAGGAAGACTTGATCGTTTCAGCAATTTGTTTCACCGATTCAAAATCCCCTTTAGAGGAAGCAGGAAACCCTGCCTCCATCCGGTCCACACCATACTTTTCAAGTTGTTTTGCTATCTCAAGCTTTTCTGCTTTATTCAAGTTAACTCCTGGAGATTGCTCTCCATCTCGTAGTGTTGTGTCGAAAATCTTAATTCGGGACATGGACGTTCACATCCTTTTTCTTAGCATTAATTGGCTGTTTAACAAATGGCATTAACTCACGTAACTCCCTTCCCACAGTTTCAATTGGGTGTCTATTTTCCCTACGATTAATCGCGTTAAATTGTGGTCTGCCAGCCTGATTCTCTAAAATCCACCCTTTAGCAAATGACCCGGTTTGAATATCATCAAGAATAGATTTCATACGCTCTTTTGTTTGATCATCTACCACACGCTGACCTGATACAAAATCTCCCCATTGTGCTGTATCCGAAATGGAGTAACGCATATTTTCCAATCCGCCTTCATAAAGAAGATCAACAATTAATTTCATTTCATGAAGACATTCAAAGTATGCTACTTCTGGTTGATATCCAGCATCTGTCAAAGTTTCAAAACCAGCTTTGATTAGACTAGTAACTCCTCCACATAATACTGCCTGCTCACCGAATAAATCTGTCTCCGTTTCTTCTTGAAAGCTTGTTTCGAGAACCCCTGCTCTTGCAGCGCCAATTCCTTTTGAATAAGCTAGTGCTACATCTTTTGCCTCACCAGTATAATCTTGATGTACACCATATAAAGCTGGTACTCCAGCTCCCTCTTCAAAAGTACGACGAACCAAATGTCCAGGTCCTTTTGGAGCAACTAAGAATACATCCACATTTGCTGGAGGTACAACTTGTGTGAAATGAATATTAAATCCATGTGCAAATACAAGTGCGTTCCCTTGTTCAAGATTATCTTTAATGCTCTCTTCATATACTTTTGGCTGCATTTCATCCGGAAGCAGTACCATCACAACATCCGCCTGACTACTTGCCTCTGCTACAGACAACACATTAAATCCGTCTTCTTCTGCTTTTTCCTGGGACTTCCCTGGACGTAATCCAACGACAACATCATATCCAGAATCCCTTAAGTTCATTGCATGGGCATGCCCTTGTGAACCATAACCGATAACTGCAATCTTCTTATTTTTCAATACTCCGTCTTGAATGTCTTTTTCATATAATACTTTTGCCATTTTAATCTCCCTCTCCGTTTATAATTATTTTATATTGTGAATCAATTTTCGAAATTAACCTTTCGCCACTAGATTGAAATCACTGATCGATTGTTCTGGCTGCTGTCCTCTTAAAAATGCAGTTAAGCCTGTTTTTGTCAGTTCCTTAATTCCATATGGTCTTAATAGAGCAATTAACGCATCCACCTTATCTGGTTTACCAGTTACTTGGATGATTAAGCTATCTTTACTTACATCAATCACCGCTGCTCGAAAAGGTGTAATAATACTTTGGATTTCCGCTCTTGTTTGATTAGTACCGACTACCTTTATAAGTGCCAACTCTCTTGCAACTAAGGCTTTGTCAGTCACATCCATAACCTTTAATACATCGATTTGTTTATTTAATTGCTTTGTTAATTGTTCCAATTTTTGTTTGTCATTAATTTCAACAACAAATGTCATTTTGGATATGCCTTCTGTTTCTGAAGCTCCTACAGAAATACTTTCAATGTTGAATTGCCTTTTGTGAAGCATTCCAGTAATGCGATTCAGGACTCCCCCTCGATCTTGTACAGTAGCGATGATAATTCTCTTCATCTTCTCACTCCAATCATTTCTTGGATTCCTGTACCTGGTGCAATCATTGGATAAACAGAGGTTTTTTGCACTACTCTGCAATCAATTACAACTGGGCCATCGTAGGTAAATACTTCAGATAAGATATTTGGAACATCAGCTTCTTTCTCCACTCTCATTCCTCTCACACCATAACTTTCTGCCAATTTCACAAAATCAGGGTTTTCTGAAAACAGCGAATGTGAATATCTTTCTTCGTAAAAACTTTCCTGCCATTGGCGTACCATACCAAGCGCTTCATTATTTAAGATTATTACTTTTACTGGCAGATTCTGTGATTTCAGTATGGACAATTCCTGTAAAGTCATTTGAAAACCACCATCACCAACTACTGCTAAAACTAAACTGTTTGGTTTAGCCATTTGAGCTCCAATGGCTGCAGGGAAGCCGAACCCCATTGTCCCTAATCCACCAGATGTCACCCAATTATGTGGATCTTTAAATGAGTAATACTGTGCAGCCCACATTTGATGCTGCCCTACATCTGTTGTTACAACTGCTTCTCCCTTAGACAGCTCATATATTTGCTCCATTAACCATTGGGGAGAGATTTCTTGATCGGAACGATCATACCACAATGGGAAATCTAATTGATTATGCTTCAACTGATGGAGCCAATTTTGATGATCACATTTTTCTGTTGTATTTTTTAAAAGAGCTGTTAATGCTCGTTTTGCATCAGCAACAACAGGAATATTCGTTTCGATATTTTTCCCAATTTCAGCAGGGTCGATATCAATGTGAACGATCTTCGCATTTGGTGCAAAGTGTTTAATATTTCCCGTCAGCCTATCATCAAATCGTGCACCAATATTTATTAACAAATCACATTCATAGATTGCCATATTTGCTGCATACGTTCCGTGCATCCCCGCCATTCCTAATGATAAGGATTCCTTACCAGGATAGCTTCCTAATCCAAGTAAGGTGGTAACTACCGGTAGTTGATAATGTTGAGCAAACTGTTTTAATTCATTGGAAGCGTCAGAGATAAGAATTCCCGCTCCAGCTAATAGTACCGGCTTCTCCGCTCGTTTTAATGCTTCATTTACTTTGGTAATTTGTAAAGGATTCGGTGTGATTGTTGGCTGATAACCAGGTAAATGAAAATCCGCTTCATAATCATTCACCGTCACTGTCGAAGAAATATTCTTTGGAATATCTACAACGACTGGCCCTGGTCTACCTGTTGTCGCAATGTGAAATGCTTCATTTACAATACGGGGCAGTTCAGCTATTTCATTCACTTGGTAGTTATATTTGGTAATAGGTGTTGTAATTCCCATTACATCTGCTTCTTGAAAAGCATCTGTTCCAATAACTCCTTTTGCAACTTGACCAGTAAAAATGACAAGAGGTATAGAGTCCATCATCGCATCCGTTATCCCAGTAATTAGATTTGTCGCGCCCGGTCCAGAAGTAGCAATTACAACTCCTGGTTTGCCAGAGACTCTCGCATAACCTTCTGCTGCATGAATGGATCCTTGCTCATGTCGCGAAAGTACATGCTCAAAAGATGTTTGATTCCGATGTAACGCATCGTAAATCGGTAATACTGCACCTCCAGGATAACCAAAAACTACTTCCACATTTGCTCTTTCCAATGCTTGCACAAACAAATCAGCACCCGTTACTAAATTACTTTTAACCTCCATCTGCTGGTTTGCATCTACTTTCACAACAGTAACCTCCTTTAGTTATTATTCGCTAACAAAAAAAGACCCTTCTCACCCCACACACATGTTCTCTATCATGCATGGGATGAAAAGAGTCTTCTTTTCACGGTACCACCCAGTTTCACAGAATCCTCACGAATCCTGTCTCATCAGCTGTAAATCAGCTGTTTGATAACAGGTACACTATTTTGTGCACCCGACCACATCTACTTAGATAAATAATCCATGTTTATACTAGCTATTTAAAAGTCAGCTAAACATGAAAAATCTGTTCCATGTGGCACTCAGGGACGATGTCAGATCAAAGCACATTGCTGGGCTTCCAGCAACCCCAGCTCTCTGTATATGTAACTATTTTGATCCTTTATTCCCGTCAACGAATTAACGATATTAAATTAACATTATGCAGATGTCAGAATAATTGTTTTTGTTAGTCAATTGTTATATTGCGGTTAATCATATCTCGTTTTTTATATGTCGTCAATAGGTTTTCGAAAGTTTTTTAATTATTCCGGATTGTCAGATTTTATGAATGCGTTTACATTGTCAACATGATTAGGTATAGCGGATTTTATTACATTTGTGTAATAAAGTGAAAAAGTATTGATCTTTTTAGATGAATTTATGTAAGAAAACCTTACATTTAAACATGTCTCGGTATTAGGAATGAAAAACATTTGCATTCTCGATAAGAAGCATTGATTTTGGTTAATTACCTGAAATCCCAATGTTTGCTGTTTTGATTTTCATTCCAGACGGACGCTTTCCGCAGGTACGGCTTCAGCTAACTTGAAAAGAAGAACACTTTTCAAGTGGATCTTCAGCTCGTACTATTCCTGCTGGAGTCGCCGTCTTCCATTACAATCAAAGCAATTATTTTTTATAAACGATCATTAATTATCAAATTTAAATAATAAATTGATTATTGTATAACACTTAACAATCAGTTTATTCTTGAACACAAGAAAAAAGCTATCAATTAAGTCTGACTTGACCTAACTGACAGCTTTTGGTTTATTCTCGGTTCAAATAATCTGTTACTGCACCTTTGGATGAGCAAGTAACATTATGTGCATATTTTCCAAGAACCCCTTTCTTATGTAGTTCAGGGGCTTCCCATTTTCCTTGACGTAGTTTTATTTCATCTTCCGAAACGTCCATGGAAATTTCTCTTTTATTAGAATCTATGGTCACCATATCTCCTTCTTGCAGAAATGCAATTGGTCCGCCATCTTGTGCCTCTGGACTTATATGACCTACCACAAGACCATGTGTACCACCAGAGAATCTACCATCCGTCAATAAAGCTACCGATTCTCCCATTCCTTTACCTACAAGAATACTAGAAACAGACAACATCTCCGGCATTCCGGGACCACCTTTTGGTCCAACATAACGAATAACTAATACATCTCCCTCTTTAATTTTGTTATCCAGAATTGCTTGAGTTGCCTCTTTTTCTGTGTTGAATACACGTGCAGGACCTGTGTGTCGTTTCACTTTCACCCCTGATACTTTTGCCACAGCACCAGTTGGTGATAAATTCCCCTTTAAGACAATCAGAGGACCATCTTCCCTTTTTGGATTATCAAACGGCATAATGACTTGTTGATTTTCTTTCAAAGCAGGAGCTTCAGCTAGATTTTCTGCTATAGTCTTTCCTGTTACAGTAAGACAGTCGCCATGTAAGTATCCATTTTCATGCAATAATTTCATTACTGCTTGTACCCCACCAACTCGATGAAGGTCTTGCATTACAAAACGTCCACTTGGTTTTAAATCGGCTAAATGCGGTACTTTTTTCTGGATTCGATTAAAATCATCAATCGTTAAGTCTACTTCTGCGGCATGAGAAACTGCTAGTAAATGCAAGATCGCATTTGTAGATCCTCCCAATGCCATAACTACTGTAATTGCATTTTCAAAAGCTTTTTTCGTTAGAATATCTTTTGGATAAATACCTTTCTCTAATAAATCTTTAATCGCTTCACCAGCTGCCTCCACATCACCCTGCTTTTCTTCTGATTCAGCTGGGTTAGAAGAGCTTCCCGGTAAACTGATTCCTAAAGCTTCCGCTGCAGAGGCCATTGTATTGGCGGTATACATTCCACCACATGCTCCTGCACCTGGACAAGCATTACATTCTACTTTTCTTAATTGATTATCGTCAATAGCTCCTGCATTATGTTGTCCTACTCCTTCGAAAACTGAAACAATATCTATATCTTTCCCATCCACATTTCCTGGGGCAATTGTTCCGCCATATACAAATACCGAGGGAACTCCTGCATTAGCAATCGCAATCAAGCACCCTGGAATATTCTTGTCACAGGCTCCAATTGCTACTAATCCATCTAAATTTTCTGCTCCAACAACGGTTTCGATTGAATCAGCAATAAGATCTCGACTCGGCAATGAGTAGTTCATACCTTGTGTTCCCATGGAAATTCCATCAGATACGGTTATCGTATTAAAGACCAAAGGAACAGCATCCGAGTGCCGGACCCCTTTTTTGGCAAGAAGAGCTAAATCATTTAAATGTATATTACATGGTGTTACTTCTGCCCATGTACTTGCTACACCAATCATAGGCTTCTTAAAATCTTCATCTGTCAGACCGACCGCACGAAGCATTGCCCTATTTGGAGCTCGCATAGTACCGTCAAATGCTTTACTTTTTATCCGCAAATCTTTTCCCATAAATATTCCACCCTTCTTTTCGGACTATTATATGACTAATATTTTTATAGTTCAATGAATTTCGTCTTTTTAGTTTATTTTCTGATACTCAAGCACCTTAAAACTATCATTATGTTTTTGAATTCCAGAAATATATTGACATTGGTATTCAGATTGCTATATTGATAACAACACATTAAATACTTTGCTGATTTACAGCATTAAAAAGGAGTAATAATTATGCTTACTGACCAACACCTCCTACGTATACCAGGACCAAGTCCAATACCACCCAGTGTACAACAAGCAATGAATGGTACGATGATTGGACATCGAGGTAAGGAAACAAAGGAACTATTACAACGTATATTACCAAGATTAAAGCCAATTTTTGGTACAAAACAGGATGTAATTCCAATAGCAGGCAGTGGTACTGCAGGACTGGAAATGGCAGTAACTAATGCTGTAAGACCAGGAGATCATGTATTAGTAATAGTTACTGGAGCATTTGGTGATCGCTTCACAAAAATTTGTAATGCTTATGACTTACATGTAAATCGAATAGATGTACCATGGGGAGAGGCAATTGATCCATCTTACATAGAATCATATTTACAAGAGCACCCAGAAATTAGTGTAGTTTTTGCAACATTTTGCGAAACTTCAACTGGCGTGTTAAATCCTATTCCATCATTAGGTAAAGTAATTCATCAAAATTCCAATGCTTTATTGGTTGTTGACGGTGTCTCATGCGTAGCCGGAGTAGAAACAAAAATGGATGATTGGGGTATTGATATCCTCATTACCGGCTCTCAGAAGGCATTCATGCTCCCTGCTGGTCTAATGTTTATTAGTGCGAGTGATCGTGCATGGGAAGTGATTGAGAACAATCCACATCACCGTTTTTATCTTGATATGCGTACGTACAAAAAAAGCTTAGCAGATATCTCTACTCCGTTCACACCTGCTTTGTCTCTATTATTTGGATTGGATCAAGTATTGAACTTAATTGATCAAGAAGGATTAAATAATGTCTTTAAACGTCATCTCCTTTTACGCGATATGACAAGAGCCGCTTTTAAGGCATTAGATATTCCGCTGTTAACTACGGACGAAGCAGCTTCACCGACTGTTACTGCTGTACAACCAACTGATTTTGACTCTGAAGAACTCAGACAGATATTGAAATCACAATTTAATCTATCGCTTGCAGGAGGACAGCAACATCTAAAAGGAAACATATTCAGGGTAGGGCATATGGGTTATTGTTCCCCAGCCGATGCTTTGCAAACAATCAGTTTAATTGAGATTGGTTTACAACTAATCGGGAAGAACATTGAATTAGGAAAAGGGACAGCTGCAGCTCAGCAAATTTATATACAGCAGGAGGTAAAATAAACGATGACTTTTCACGTACTTATTAGTGATCCATTAAGCGAAGAGGGACTCAAACCGCTTCAAGAAGCTGAAAATATTGAGGTTGTGATTAACCCAGGATGGAATGAACAAGAATTATCAGATCAAATAGATTCATTTGATGCCATTTTAGTTCGAAGTCAGACCCAAGTAACACGTGCCTTAATTGAAAAAGCAAGCAATTTAAAAATCATTGGTCGAGCTGGAGTTGGTGTTGATA from Oceanobacillus iheyensis HTE831 encodes:
- a CDS encoding pyridoxal-phosphate-dependent aminotransferase family protein is translated as MLTDQHLLRIPGPSPIPPSVQQAMNGTMIGHRGKETKELLQRILPRLKPIFGTKQDVIPIAGSGTAGLEMAVTNAVRPGDHVLVIVTGAFGDRFTKICNAYDLHVNRIDVPWGEAIDPSYIESYLQEHPEISVVFATFCETSTGVLNPIPSLGKVIHQNSNALLVVDGVSCVAGVETKMDDWGIDILITGSQKAFMLPAGLMFISASDRAWEVIENNPHHRFYLDMRTYKKSLADISTPFTPALSLLFGLDQVLNLIDQEGLNNVFKRHLLLRDMTRAAFKALDIPLLTTDEAASPTVTAVQPTDFDSEELRQILKSQFNLSLAGGQQHLKGNIFRVGHMGYCSPADALQTISLIEIGLQLIGKNIELGKGTAAAQQIYIQQEVK
- the ilvB gene encoding biosynthetic-type acetolactate synthase large subunit → MKVDANQQMEVKSNLVTGADLFVQALERANVEVVFGYPGGAVLPIYDALHRNQTSFEHVLSRHEQGSIHAAEGYARVSGKPGVVIATSGPGATNLITGITDAMMDSIPLVIFTGQVAKGVIGTDAFQEADVMGITTPITKYNYQVNEIAELPRIVNEAFHIATTGRPGPVVVDIPKNISSTVTVNDYEADFHLPGYQPTITPNPLQITKVNEALKRAEKPVLLAGAGILISDASNELKQFAQHYQLPVVTTLLGLGSYPGKESLSLGMAGMHGTYAANMAIYECDLLINIGARFDDRLTGNIKHFAPNAKIVHIDIDPAEIGKNIETNIPVVADAKRALTALLKNTTEKCDHQNWLHQLKHNQLDFPLWYDRSDQEISPQWLMEQIYELSKGEAVVTTDVGQHQMWAAQYYSFKDPHNWVTSGGLGTMGFGFPAAIGAQMAKPNSLVLAVVGDGGFQMTLQELSILKSQNLPVKVIILNNEALGMVRQWQESFYEERYSHSLFSENPDFVKLAESYGVRGMRVEKEADVPNILSEVFTYDGPVVIDCRVVQKTSVYPMIAPGTGIQEMIGVRR
- the ilvC gene encoding ketol-acid reductoisomerase, encoding MAKVLYEKDIQDGVLKNKKIAVIGYGSQGHAHAMNLRDSGYDVVVGLRPGKSQEKAEEDGFNVLSVAEASSQADVVMVLLPDEMQPKVYEESIKDNLEQGNALVFAHGFNIHFTQVVPPANVDVFLVAPKGPGHLVRRTFEEGAGVPALYGVHQDYTGEAKDVALAYSKGIGAARAGVLETSFQEETETDLFGEQAVLCGGVTSLIKAGFETLTDAGYQPEVAYFECLHEMKLIVDLLYEGGLENMRYSISDTAQWGDFVSGQRVVDDQTKERMKSILDDIQTGSFAKGWILENQAGRPQFNAINRRENRHPIETVGRELRELMPFVKQPINAKKKDVNVHVPN
- the ilvD gene encoding dihydroxy-acid dehydratase is translated as MGKDLRIKSKAFDGTMRAPNRAMLRAVGLTDEDFKKPMIGVASTWAEVTPCNIHLNDLALLAKKGVRHSDAVPLVFNTITVSDGISMGTQGMNYSLPSRDLIADSIETVVGAENLDGLVAIGACDKNIPGCLIAIANAGVPSVFVYGGTIAPGNVDGKDIDIVSVFEGVGQHNAGAIDDNQLRKVECNACPGAGACGGMYTANTMASAAEALGISLPGSSSNPAESEEKQGDVEAAGEAIKDLLEKGIYPKDILTKKAFENAITVVMALGGSTNAILHLLAVSHAAEVDLTIDDFNRIQKKVPHLADLKPSGRFVMQDLHRVGGVQAVMKLLHENGYLHGDCLTVTGKTIAENLAEAPALKENQQVIMPFDNPKREDGPLIVLKGNLSPTGAVAKVSGVKVKRHTGPARVFNTEKEATQAILDNKIKEGDVLVIRYVGPKGGPGMPEMLSVSSILVGKGMGESVALLTDGRFSGGTHGLVVGHISPEAQDGGPIAFLQEGDMVTIDSNKREISMDVSEDEIKLRQGKWEAPELHKKGVLGKYAHNVTCSSKGAVTDYLNRE
- the ilvN gene encoding acetolactate synthase small subunit; amino-acid sequence: MKRIIIATVQDRGGVLNRITGMLHKRQFNIESISVGASETEGISKMTFVVEINDKQKLEQLTKQLNKQIDVLKVMDVTDKALVARELALIKVVGTNQTRAEIQSIITPFRAAVIDVSKDSLIIQVTGKPDKVDALIALLRPYGIKELTKTGLTAFLRGQQPEQSISDFNLVAKG